DNA from Paludisphaera mucosa:
ATTTCGGCGTAAATCCTATTATTGTAATAGGTTGTGCGGGTTTCCGATTGGCTTCGTTGGTCGAATTCGTTTTGTATTTCGGGCCTTCCGGGGCCCTGTCGAAAGCTCGTTCACGAGACGAGTCGATCGTCCTTCTCCCACGAGGGGAGGAGGACGTCTCGCCCCGCTTGCTCCGGTGTTTTCGACAGAGTCGGCCTCCGGCGGGTTTGTCGGCGAATAGGACGGTCCCGCGCGCACTCCCGATTGACTATGCTCCTTTTCGCGAGATGCGCACGAAGAATCCGATGAAAGCGCGATCCGAAACTTACTGTCGGATCGCGCTTCACGGATCGAGCTGGCTGCGCCCAGAGACGTGACGGGGGGCGTCAGGCGGCCCGTCGGCGACGGACGGCCAGGCCGACGAGGATGAGGGCGGAGCCGGCCAGGGCGAGGCTCGCGGGCTCGGGGACGGCGGCGGCGGCGCCCACGCGGTACCGGGCGTCGTCGACGGCGAAGGCGCCGGGGATGGACATGCCGAAGGCGTTGGTCATCGAGCTGGCCACGTTGAAGTACAGGGTCGTCGCGCCGGCGAGGGCGGAGAGGTCCATGTACAGCCACTGGTCGGCGATGAGCATCTGGCCCTGGCGGTTGTCGGCCAGGTAGATCTCGGCCGAGCCGCCGAGCACGTCGCCCTGGGCGTCGATCCCGTAGGCCGTCACCTTGAACCAGTCGGCGACGTCGTGGTTCACGCCGCCGAAGGGCCTGCCGGTGAAGGCGTCGCCGTAGAGCATCGTGAGTGCGGCGTAGGTCGTGTTCGTGATGAACATCCCTTCGATCCCGGCCCCGACGGGCAAGGTGAACGAGGGGAGGCCCCGGAGCTGATCGGCCTGGGTCGGGTCGAAACCGGCGCTGTCGTCGTACCCCGACGCCACGCCGAAGTTCGCGCCCGAGTGCGCCCCGCCGGCGTACGAGGAGAACTGGTTGAGGAACCCGGCCGTCGTCGTGTCGGCCTGGTTCGAGTAGGCGAATCCGCCCCAGCTCCCGAACGTCGACTCATACGTGTTGCCGAAGCCGACCCCGCCGGACGTGAACGTCCCGTCGAATTGCGGCCCCCACGGCCCGGAGCTCTCGACGGCGCCGGGCATCGGGCCCTGGTTGAAGGAGTTCGGGGCCAGCGTCAGGTCGTCGAACGTCGCGACGACGTCGCCGGCCCTGGCGCTCGCGGCGAGGCTCGCGACGATCAAGCAAGTGCAGAGGAACGAATATCGAAATTTCATCAGGCGTGCTCCGAAGTCGGGGTTCGAGTGGTATCCGCGGCGCGCACGGCGAACGGGCCGGCACGAGGCGTCGGTGTGCGAAAAGGGAGGGCGCAGGGTGGACGAGGAGGCGCGAGGACGCCTACGGGGGAGGGCGCAGCATGAAGACCTTTCCGCCGGGTCGGGCTGGTGCCGTTGGCGCTTCGACCGTCCCGGGCGGGCCCGATGCAGCCGATCTGCACGAACGCCCGCCGAGGATGCCGGCGGCCGAGCATCCCAACAGCTCTCGACGGGCAGGTCTTCTGGCTCTCGGCTCGTAGCGGCCTCGGACGGCCTTCCCGCCCCCCTGGGGGGAGCAGTGGCCCTGTGGTCCGAAGCCTCACCGATTACAGCGGCGGCCCCGCGCCGGATTCGCACCGGCTTCCCTATTCTCCCCCCCGAGCAGTCTCGGCCGGGGGCACCTGTCGAGTGGTTGCAGAATAGTGGTTTTCCGGCCCGAATTCAAGGCGCGAACGTCCGGCCGCCCGGTTCGGGTCGGATCGACGGATCAGAATGCTCCTTCAATCGGCGGCCGTGCCGGCGGCACGGATCTCGGTCCCGGCGCGCCGGGCGAGGCTGTCGCCGAGCCGGCCGCGCATCGCGTCGGCCAGGCCCTGGAGCCGCTCGACGACCTCGGGACGTTCGGTCGATAGGTTGCGCGTCTCGCCGAGGTCCCGGTCGAGGTCGTACAGCTCCAGGCCGACGGGAAGCTCGCGATACTTGCCGGGGACGCCGCCGACGCCGGGGGCCTGGCCGTTCATGGTCCTCGTCGTGTGGGGGAAGAGCAGCTTCCAGGGGCCGGAACGCATGGCCTGCAACTGGCCGTCGGCGTAGTAGAAGAAGAGGGCCTCGTGGGGGCTGCGTGCGTCGGGGGCGCCGAACAAAAGCGGGCGGACGTCGAGGCCGTCGATCGGCAGGGCGGGCGGTTTCGCGCCGGCGAGCGCGGCGAAGGTGGGGAGCAGGTCGATCGTCGCGGCCGGCTGGCGTTGGACGAGCCCCGCGGGGACCTTGCCCGGCCATCGGGCCACGAACGGCACGCGGACGCCCCCCTCGTAGCTCGTCCCCTTGCCCTCGCGCAGCGGGCCGGACGAGCCGCCGTGGTCGCCGTAGCTCAGCCAGGGGCCGTTGTCGGAGGTGAAGACGACCAGCGTCCGCTCGTCGAGGCCCTCGACCCGGAGGGTCTCCAGGATCGCGCCCAAGGCTTCGTCGATCTCGCGGATCACGTCGCCGTACATCCCCGCACCGCTCTCGCCTACGTTCTCGTCGCGGACGAAGAGCGGGACGTGGGGCATGTTGGGCGCGAGGTAGAAGAAGAACGGCCGGTCCTTGTTCGTCCTGATGAAGTCGACCGCGCGGCCGGCGAACCGGGTCGTCAGCGACTTCTGGACCTCGGGCGTGACGTCGGCGATCGTCGGCCGGTCGCCCTCGATGAGCGGCAGCGGCGGGTAATCCTTGGGCCGCTCGGGGTGGTGAGGCCACATGTCGCCCGAGTACGGCAGGCCGAGGAACTCGTCGAACCCGTGGTGCGTCGGGGCCTGCGAGGGCCGGCAGCCCAGGTGCCACTTGCCGGCCATGCCCGTGGCGTAGCCGGCGGATCGGAACATCTCGGCCATCGTCGTCTCGTCGTGCGAGAGCCCCTGCTTCGTCTTCGGCCCGAGCGCCCCCCGGATGCCCACGCGCTCGTGATAGGCCCCCGTCAGCAGCGCCGAGCGCGAGGCCGAGCAGACCGCGCTCGACACGTAGAAGTCGGTGAAACGCGCGCCCTCACGCGCCATCCGATCGAGGTTCGGCGTCCGATATTTCGTCGCCCCGAAGCAGCCGAGGTCGCCGTAGCCCAGGTCGTCGCAGAAGATCAGGACGACGTTCGGCCGGTCGTCCCGGGCGCGGTCGGCCCGGGCCGTCGCGATCGGCAGCACGGACGCGAACATCATCATGAAGGGGCCGATGGATTTCATGATCCGTCCTGGGCGAAGGCGCCGGCGAGTAGGTTCCGGAAGTCGGTCGTCTTGAGGAGCCCATCGGCCGGCGGCGGGCCGTCGGCGATCAGGAGCGGCTTGTCGAGCGGGTCGGCGGCGGGGAGGCCGTGGCTGCCGCGGACGAGGGACGGGTCGAGCGGGATGACGTCGAAGAGGGTGCGGAAGCCCAGCTTCTTCTGGATCAGGCGGCGGATCGCGCGGCCCTTGGGCCAGAACAGGGCGGGGTCGAAGAACATCTCGCAGGGGTCGAAGCCCGGCTTGCGGTGGATGTCGATCGTGCGCGCGAAGTCGGGGGCGAGCGCGTCGTCGAGCCAGTAGGGGTAGGCGAACCAGGCGTCGGGATCCGAGAGCGCGACGACCTCGCCCGAACGCTCGTGGTCGAGCCCGATCTCGGCTCGCTCCGCGGCGGCGAACGTCCGCGCCACGCCCGGCTCGGCGGCGAGCGTCTCGCGGACGAGGGACACGTCCTCGGGACGGGGCACATAGATGTGGGCGAGCTGGTGGTCGCAGACGGCCAGCGCACGGCTGCCGAAGGCGTCGATCGTCTCGCCGAACGGCCCGGGGCGGACGCTGAGCAGGCCCGCCCGCCGCAGGATCCGATTCAGGAGGACCGGACGGCTCACGTCGCAGTGGCCGTATTCGCTGACGACCCAGACGCGGGCCCCTTCGGCCTCGGCCCGGTCGAGCAGGGGGGCCGCAGCGTCGTCGAGTTCGCGGACGAGCTTCGGCATGTCGCAGCCCGAGGGTCCGCGGCGCTGGGGTTCGTAGTCGAGGTGCGGCAGGTAGACGAACGTCAGGTCGGGCCTGTCGCGGGCGAGCACGTCGGCGGCGGCGCGGGCGATCCAGTCGGTGCAGGGGAGGCCTGCGCTCGGGCCCCAGAACGTATGGAACGGGAATCGGCCGAGGCTCGACTCCAGGCGTTCGCAGAGCCCGTCGGGCGTGCCGGCGATGCCGAAAACCTTGTTGCCGTCGGCCCCGTAGTAGGGCTTGGGCGTGACGCTCAGGTCGACGTCGGCCCCCTGGTTGAACCACCAGAAGAGCTTGGCGATGCGGAAGGACGCCCCGCGCTCGCGGGCGCGGCGGCGGAGCGTCGTCTCGATCGTTTCGGCCTGGACCAGGGCGCTCGACTGCTGCCAGAATCGGACCTCGCGGGTGTCGCGGAAGAGCCAGCCGTTGGCGACGATCCCGTGCTCCTGCGGCGGCCTGCCGGTCAGCAGGCTGGCCTGCGCCGTGCAGGTGACGGCGGGGGCGACCTCCTCCAGCGAACGGACCCAGCCGGCCTCGGCCAGGGCCTTGAGCCGTGGGGCGTGGGCGAGCAGACGCCGGGTCAGTCCCACGGCGTTGACGACGACGACGGGCTGTGCGGACATCAGGGGAATCGGCTCCGAGACCAAGGCGGCGGGGATCATGACCGAGACGACCCGAGCATACCAGGAGGCCGAGCCGCCGTCGTCCACCTACGTCCCCGGGAGCGGCGTCCCGCATCCCGGGAGGTCGCGGACGAAGGGGGAGACGCCTCCGACGCCGCCGATCGCGGGCGACGCCTGGGGCGACTCGCCGGCCTACCTGCGCGGGGTCGACCTGTTCAACGCGGGGTTCTACTGGGAGGCCCACGAGGCCTGGGAGGCGCTCTGGCACGCGCACGGCCGCCGGGGCCCCGTCGCTCTCCTGCTCAAGGGGCTGATCAAGATGGCCGCGGCCGGGGTGAAGGTCCGCCAGGGGCGGCCGGCGGGGGTGCGGTCGCACGCGGCCCGCGCGGCGGGGCACTTCACCGCGGTCCGCGCCGAGGTCGGCCCGTCGCTGCTGGGGCTCGACCTCGACGGCTGGATCGACTTCGCCCGATCCGTGGCCGGGCGGCCCCCGGAGACGCCCGATGCGCCCGGGGGCTCGGCCGTGGTCGTCTTCACGCGACGGTTGACGCCGGGCGGAGATTCCCCAGCTTCCGGCGCCACGCGGCCCCCAGCGGCAGGGCCATGATCGAGCAGAGGATCACGCCCATCACGCCCTGCGAGCCGCCCTCGACGAAGCCGTAGCTGTGCAGGCCCACGCCCAGCACGAAGTTGACGCCGTACCAGGCCATGACGACCGACAGGAAGCAGCCGACCGAGGCGAAGACGAGGCCGAACGTGCTCACCCAGCCGGCGAACCGGCCGTGCAGCGGGACGAGGTAGACCAGCAGCGTGATGAGCGCCCAGACTTCCTTCGGATCCCAGCCCCAGAATCGCCCCCACGAGTAGTCGGCCCAGACGCCGCCCAGGATCGTGCCGGCGGCGATCAGGAGGACGCCCACCTGCATGGCGCGGTAGATGAAGTTCGAGAGCGGCTTGACCATCGCCGCCGTCTCCTGCATGGCCTTGCCACGGGCGTCGAGCGTCGCGGGGGCGGCCATCGCCTTGATCTCCTCGACCGTCGGCCGGGTCTTGGGCCTGTCGGCCGCGGCGATCCGGGCGGCTTCGGATTCCGGCGTGCCCGCGTCGTCGATCCCCCGCGAGGTCAGGCGGTTGACGGACTCGCCGGCCAGGGCGAACACGGTCCCCAGCGAGATCATCCCGCCGATCGCCGCCATGGCCGAGAAGACGTAGAAGAGCGGGTCGCCGATCGTCCAGTTGGGGCCGAACGCCCCGTACGACGCCGCCATGCCCCCCACGCCCACCGAGAAGAGCGGAAAGCCCGGGACGAGCGGCGAGGCCAGCTCGCCGTACGAGGGCGATCGGCGGTAGGTGGCGGTCAGGTAGTACACGGTGGCGATCAGCCCGAGCGCCCAGGCCAGGCCGAACGCGGCGTAGCTGGAGACCTCGGTCAGCACGTGGATCGTCAGCCAGAGGTTGCTCCGCAGCACCGGCTGGAGGCTCTTGATGCTGGGGTCCAGCAGCGGCACGTTGGCCGCGGTGATCGTCCCCAGGAGCGCGACGCCCGACCCCGCCAGGGCGGTGAAGGTGCGGCGGTAGACCAGCTCGAAGACGAAGGCCAGCACGGCCGCGACGAGGGCGACCCAGATGACCGTCTCGTACATATTCGTGACCGGCGCCCAACCCGAGATCTGGATCCGCAGGTAGAAGCCGTAGCACTCCAGGCCGATGCCGCCCAGCAGGGCGAGCATCCCCAGGCCGTGGAAGGCCCGGCCCGCCGTCCCCATCTCGGCGACGCGTCCGCCCGAGAAGCCCAGGGCGATCGCCAGCATGGCCAGGGCCGCGCCGTAAGCCATCGGGGCCTGGTAGAACGGGTTGATGGCGTTGAACCGCGACTCGCGGTCGATGGCCTCGGCGGTGGGGTAGTAGGTCGGATTCACCGCCCGCCCCAGGGCCCGCGAGCTGGCGAGCAAGGCCTCGGCCGGCTCGACGGCGATGGTCCCCGGCGCGGCGTTCTCGGCCTGCTCGAACGCCTTGTAGGCGTCGAGGAAGGCGCGCGTCTCCTTGTCGGGGTAGCCGGCCTTGATCAGGGCGTCGGGGTCGGCCTTGAGCAGGACCTTCAGCGGCGTCCAGACCGAGTTCTCGGCGAGCCAGGCGGCGTACTTCTTGTCGAAGGCGGCGTCCTCGCCCGGGTCGTGGCGGTCGTCGCTGGGGACGTCGTTCCAGTAGGTGTCGAGCGCCTTGAGCGCGTCGAACTCGATCGGCGAGAGGTCGCGGAGGTTGGCGGCCGTGCGCGCCTTGGGGATGACGACCTTGTAGAAGTCGAGCGCCTCGCGGCCGAAGGGGCGGGGCATGATCCGGACCAGGCCGGCCGACCGCATCTCCTCACCGGAGTACGCCTTGTAAGTCGCCAGCCGATGGCCGACGTCGATGGCCCGCTTCTCGACCTCGGTCAGCCGCGCCGCGAGGGTGGGGCTGGAGTCGAACTTGCGCTTCTGCTCGTCGAGCTGCGCCACCCACTCCATAAACGCTTCGTCGTGGTCGCCGTGGCGGATCTTGGCCTCGTCCAGCTCGTCGGGCGACAGCCACTTGTGGTCTTCCAGGAGCTTGGCCGCCACGTCCTCGAGCGCCTTGCGGTCGCTCGCCTCCAGCTTCGACGCCTTGAGGAAGTTCAGCACCGCCGCGGCGTCCAGCTCTTCCACGTCGGCGAGCAGGGCCAGGCGCTGCTTGTCCTCGGCCGCGGTCTCGGGCCGGGCGGCGATCGCGGCGAACTTGGCGCGGATGGGGCCGAGCAGGATCTTCCGCTTGAGCGGCAGGTAGTCGACCAGGATGAACGGCTGCGAGTCCCAGAACTCGGGGCGGACGATCCAGTCGACGAAGGCGGCGACGGGGGTCCAGGTCTCGGCGACCTCGTTGCGGTCGTCCAGCAGCTTGACCGTCTCGCGGCCGAAGACCTGCTTGACCTCCTCGCGGGCCACGGTGTCCAGCGGCTTGACGCGGCCGTTGTGCATGACGGCCACCCGGCCGATCCGGTCGTACGCCGGCCCGACCCCGAGCTTGGCGGGCCCCGCGCCCTCGTGACCCGGGGGCGTTACGGCGGCGACCGTCACGACCAGCAGGCCGCAGAGGCCCGTTCCCACAAGCAATCGGCCGTATCGTCTCATCGCGTATCTCCCCGGGATGGCTGAGGGGCGGTGGAAGGCGAGGCGGCCGACGCGGGCTCGGCCCCTGGGTCGCTCGTCGCGGTCGCTCACAAAATGTCTTCTTCGGCCTTCGCCGGCCCGGCGGGCTCGACGGGCGTCGGCAGGCCGGCCTTCTTCGCGGCCTGCTCGCGCTCGCGCCGGCCGCCGTCGGTGAACAGGCCCGCCCGCATGTAGAACTGCAGGAAGGTCCCCAGCACGACGAGCAGGCTGCCGGCGTAGATGATCGGCCGGCCCGGGTTGCTCCCCACCTGGAAGACCGACTGGAACTGGCCGGTCCGCTGCTGGGTGCGGGGGTCGACGATCGGCGAGTAGCGCATCTGGTAGAAGGTGTAGCCGCGGTGGGTCATCGGCTCGTTCATCGAGATCGTGTGCTCGCGGCCCTTGACCCCCTGGGCGGGGTCCTCGACCTTGACCTGGCTGACGAACTTGGTCGCCTGCTCGGTGCCGGGCTCGAAGCCGACCTCGAAGTCCTCGAGCTTCAGGTCGAAGCCCAGCGGCTTGCGGTCGACGTCGTAGGCGATCTCGAACGGCCGCGAGCCGACCGGGACCGGGCGGAAGGTCGGGGCTTCGAGCGACTCGCTGCGCTGGATCCAGACCTCCTCGGTCTTCCCGTCGACGGTCAGCTCGACGAGGCAGGCGGGGACGGCCTCGTCCATCTGGTTGCCCTGAAGGAACAGGGGCCGGAAGATCCGCTTCTCGACGCCCGCCGGCAGGTAGTCGGCGACCTGGAAGTTGATCGACATCGCGGCGGCCCCGCCGCCGAAAGCGTCGACCCACTTGCCCGGGGCGATCGGCCCCGACGTCCGCAGCTCGGGCTTGCCGTCCTTGGCGCGGCCGAAGACGCGGTAATACAGCTTCTGGTCGGGCCCGGCCAGGACGTCGACCTGGCCGAACCGGCCGCTGGTCTTGGGGTCGAGGTCGGGCGGGATCATCAGGTGGACGGCGGCCAGGGCCTCGGGGGGCTTGCCGCCGTCGACCGCCGGCCGGGGGATGACGTTGGGGAACATCGGCATCGCGCCCATCGCCACGTGCTCGACCACGGAGCCCTCGCCCTTGCCGACGTCGAACACGGCGATCGGGATCGACTCCTCGCCCACCACCTTCGCCAGGCCCGCCTCGCCGGTCGGGAAATGGGCGAGCTTCTGGAGCGAGACGGTCAGGTCGCTGTCGGGCAGCGGCACCTTCTTGTCGGCCGGCGTGTCGAGGACGAAGTCGAAGACGCGGGGCTTGCCGTCCCGGCCCGTGTACCGGAAGCGGGCGACGCCCGTCGTGCTCTTGTCCAGCGGCGGCTTGAGGAAGTCGTCGACGTAGTCGGCGCGGTCGACCGAGGCGAACGACACGAGCGCCGGCATGCCGTCGCTGCGGGCCGTCCGGTAGAAGCGGCGGTCGAGCTTGAACCACTGGTCGGATTCATCGGCGTTGGCCAGCCGGGACTCGGGCATGCCGGGGGCCTTGAACTGGAGCAGCAGCCGGGCCATCGGCTGGCCCGAGGGGTCGGCCTCGTGGAGCGTGTCCGGGGTGGAGGCGGGCAAGTAGCGCTTGACGACCAGCTTGAACGGGTCGGCCGGCTTGCTCAGGACGTCGGCCTCGTCGCGGACGATCGGGTACCGGCCGCCGGTCAGGCGGTTGAGCGCCAGGTCGAAGATGTTGCGGATCCGGGGCTGGCCGCCGCCCCAGGGGAAGGGGCCGCTCTCGTCGAACGGCATCGCGAACGACGCCGTGGTTTCCTGGTTGTGGGGGTCGACCTCGCGGAGGCGGAACATCGGGGCGTCGGTCCGGAGCATCTCGCTGCGGGTCTCGCCCTCCAGCATCCCCACCATCCCCTCGTCGCCCGACCGGAAGTGGACGTACGAGCCTAGGATCAGGATGAGCAGCCCGGCGTGCGTGACCACGAAGCCGGTCTGCCGCTTCTTCCAGGGGAACCGGATCGACGCCGCGCAGAAGATGTTGATCGCCAGGAAGGCCAGCAGGATCGAGAACCCGGCGCTCTTGTAGACGAAGGCCTGGGCGGCCTTGGTGCCGTAAGTCGACTCGAACCAGGTGGCGAAGGCGAGCGAGGCGGCCAGGCTGGAGATCGAGATCACGGCCAGCTTGAGCGACGCGAGGAACTTGTAAACCTCGTCGATCGCCGCCAGGGCCCGGCCGCCGAACGACGCCTTCGCGCCGGGCGTCGCGGGAGGGGGGCCGGATGACTTCTTGGTGGCCGTCGCCATGATGTCGCACCTGCCGGGGAGGGAGGATGGAAGTCGGGGATGAGTCGGGCGGGCCGGGACGGGCCGTGGTCGGCCGCCCCGAGATCTCTCGATTCTAATCCAACGCCCCCGCGAGCGGCCAGGGTCGTCGCCGGGGGGGGACGGATCGAGCGATCAGGGGAGCGCGACGTGGCAACGCACGCACGTCGCGAGCAGCCGCGACGCGGCGACCGCGCCCTCGGCCCGATGGTCGGCCAGGTCGAGGGCCGCCAGCCTCGTCTCGGCCGCGAAGCCGCGCCGAGATTCCCGGACGGAGGCCGGAGCCCGCTCCGCAGACTCCTCGGCGTGCTCGACCCCGAGGTCGAGTCGCGCAGGATCGAGGCCCTGCCATTCCTTACGCTCCAGGGCGCCGAGGAGTTCTCGAAGCTCGGAAGCCGGTTCGGCTTTATCGTTTATCGCGAGGTCGGGCCGGCGGGAGTTTATGCCCCGATCGGGGGATTCGACCGAACGGTGCGGCCCCGAGACGATCCAGGCCGCCAGGGCCAGCAGCACGCCGAGCGTCACTCCCCGGCCGACCAGGCTTTCGCGAAGCAGGGAGCGGGCGCGGACCAGGCGGCGGGAGATCGAGCCCACGGGATAGCCCAGCTCGACGGCGGCCTCGCGGTTGCTCTTGCCCTGGAGGTAGCAGAGGACCACGGGGTCGCGATACTTCCCGGGCAGGTCGTCCACGGCCCCGTCGATCGCCCTCCGGACGTCACGGCGCTCGACCTCGTCGGCGAACAGCGAGAGCGGGCATTCGGGCTCGGGCAACGCCCCCGCATCGCCGAAGTTCCAGCCGGGCGGGAGGTTGGAGACGGGGGTCTCGCGCCGGCCGCGGCGGGCAAGTTCGCTGCGAGCATGGAGGGCCAGCCGTCGGGCGACGTCCCGGACCCAGCCGCCGATCGAGGCCCGCCAGGCCACGTCGGAAGCCCGCAGGGACAGGAGCAGGAACGTCGCCTGGAAGACGTCCTCGGCGTCGTGCTCGCTCCGAAGGAATTGCCGGCAGACGCGCCGGACGTGGGGGCCGTGCCGCTTCACCAGTTCGGCGAACGCGGCCTCCTCCCGCCCCTCGGCGAACCGTCTCAGCAAGATCGCGTCCGTGGCCCGCTCGATCATCGCGTCTCCGGCCCTCGCCCGCCTCGGATCCCGTCGTACTCCGTATTATGTCGATTCGCCCCATCGGCGAATGCGTTTTTCTGGGAAGAGGTCGCGATTCTCTCGGAGTCGGAGTCGCGAAACCCCCGTGCAGGGTCGTATCAAAGCGAGATTCCCTCCGGTCGAGGCCGGCCGGGCTTGAACCTCGCCGCCTGGGGGCTACAGGGCCGCCGCCAGCTCGCGATAGCGGGCGGCCATCCGCGGCCCCTTGCCTTCGTCCTCGTGCTTGAAGAAGACGAAAACCTCCCGCCAGGCTTGTCCGGCCACGCGTTGCACCCAGGCCGCAAGCTCCGCGTCGCTGTAGTCGAAGCGCCGCAGCCGCAGGTAGCCCCAGTCCGCCGTGGGCACGAACGGGACGTCCAGCTCGCAGTCGGCGTCGGCCAGGCAGAGAGACGAATTGTGCTCGCGGAGCAGCCCGAAGACCTCGTCGTCGAACCAAGAGGCGTGGCGGAACTCGAACGCCGAGCGGATCGAGGCGGGGAGCAGGCCGAGGAACGCCTGCAGCCGAGGCGCGTCCTTCTTCATGTTCGGCGGGAGCTGGAACAGCAGCGGTCCCAGGCGCTCTTTCAGGGCCCCGGCGACTTCGAGCGTCTGCGCCAACGGCTCGCCGCAGTCCTTCAGCCTCCGCGTGTGCGTGATCCGCTGCGGGGCCTTGAGCACGAAGCGGAAGTCGGCCGGCACCGCGTCCGCCCACCGCTGCACGGTCGCGACGGCGGGGAGGACGCGGAACGTGCCGTTGATCTCGACCGCGCCGAAACGCTCGCCGTAGTAACGGAGCATCCCCGACGCCGGCAGCTTGCTCGGGTAGAAGCCGCCCTTCCACTCCTTGTAGGAGTAGCCGCTCGTGCCGACGTGGAGTTCCATGGGTCGCCCGCGCTTCGGCCTCAGTCGAACAGCAGCTTGTTCATGCGGGCGACGACGTCTTTCATGCGGTCCAGGTCGCCGAGGCCGACCTCGGCGGTGATCCAGCCGTCGTAGCCGATCTCGGTCAGGGCGCTTCGGACCGCCGGCCAGTCGATCTCGCCCTCGCCGAGCGGGTAGTCGAACCGCTTGGGCTTGGCGTATTCCTTGATGTGGATCTTGAGGATCCGCTTGCCCAGCTCGCGGATCCACTCCTGGGGGTAGGCGAACTCGACGACGTTGCCCACGTCGAAATACGCGCCGACGGCCGGGCTCTCGAACTCGTCGATGTAGCGGGCGAACTCGATCGGGCTGAGGAGGAACTTGTTCCAGACCTCCTCGACCGCGATCTTGACGCCCGCCTGCTCGGCGAAGGGGATGAGCTTGCGGATGTGGGCCTGCGAGCGTTCCCAGGCCTGGCGGTAGGAGACCTTCTTGTTGACGACCGCCGGGACGACGAGGACGGTGGTCCCGCCGTAGGCCTTGACGTCGAGGAACTCCTGCTTGATCGCGGCCACCCCGCGCTCGACGACGGCGGGGTCGGGGTCGGAGAGCGGCTCCTGCCAGTGCCGGCCGCCGCTGACGCCGTGGATGACTAGGCCGGTCTCGTCGCGGGCGGCGAGGACCTCCTTGAGGTCCAGCTCGTTGGGGCTGATCAGCTCGACGCCCTCGAAGCCGGCCTCCTTCAGCAGCTTGAAGGTCGGCAGGATGGGGCCCTTGGTCTGGCCGAGCATGAAGGCCCGCTTCCAGGGAGTCTTGGGTGCGAAGGCGGCCGAGGCCGTCGTCGCGCCCCAGGCCGCGCCCGCCGCGGCACCGGCGGCGGCCGCCAGGAATCCCCTCCGGTCGACGTCTTTCATCCGCATCGATTCGAGCCTTTCGTCACGCGAGGAGTTCGGCGAGCTTGGCCTCCAGCAGCTCGCCCACGAGCGCCGGGTTGGCCTTGCCGCCCGTCTGCTTCATCACCTGGCCGCGCAGGAATCCCTTGACCGCGTCGGGCTTCTTCTTGCCCTTCTTGAGGTCGTCGATCGCCTGCGGGTTGGCCGCGAGGGCCGCCTCGACGGCCGCGGCGATGGCCCCGCCGTCGGAGACCATCTTGTAGCCGCCCAGCTCGATGACGGTCTCGGCCGGGTCGCCGGTCTCGATCATCCGGCCGAGGACCTCGCGGCCCTGGTTCGTGTTCAGCTCGCCGCGGCGGACGCGGTCGATCAGGTCGGCGAGCGCGTCGGGCCGGACGGGGAAGTCGGCGACGGCCTGCTTCTTGTCCTTGATCGACCGCAGGACGTCCTGCTGGATCCAGTTGCTCGCCAGCTTGTACTCGCTCGTCTTGGCGGCGACGGCGTCGTAGTACTCGGCCACGTCCTCGCCCTGCTCGACGAGGACGTTGGCGTCGTAGGGCGAGAGCCCGTAGGCCGCCTGGAACCGCGTCCGACGCGCCGCGGGAAGCTCGCCGATGGTCGCACGGACGCGGCCCAGCCACGCCTCGTCGACGACGACGGGGACGAGGTCGGGCTCGGGGAAGTAGCGGTAGTCGGCCGCCGTCTCCTTCTCGCGCTGGGGCTTGGTGACCTCGTCGGCGTCGTTCCAGCCCCGCGTGG
Protein-coding regions in this window:
- a CDS encoding DUF4465 domain-containing protein translates to MKFRYSFLCTCLIVASLAASARAGDVVATFDDLTLAPNSFNQGPMPGAVESSGPWGPQFDGTFTSGGVGFGNTYESTFGSWGGFAYSNQADTTTAGFLNQFSSYAGGAHSGANFGVASGYDDSAGFDPTQADQLRGLPSFTLPVGAGIEGMFITNTTYAALTMLYGDAFTGRPFGGVNHDVADWFKVTAYGIDAQGDVLGGSAEIYLADNRQGQMLIADQWLYMDLSALAGATTLYFNVASSMTNAFGMSIPGAFAVDDARYRVGAAAAVPEPASLALAGSALILVGLAVRRRRAA
- a CDS encoding sulfatase family protein — protein: MKSIGPFMMMFASVLPIATARADRARDDRPNVVLIFCDDLGYGDLGCFGATKYRTPNLDRMAREGARFTDFYVSSAVCSASRSALLTGAYHERVGIRGALGPKTKQGLSHDETTMAEMFRSAGYATGMAGKWHLGCRPSQAPTHHGFDEFLGLPYSGDMWPHHPERPKDYPPLPLIEGDRPTIADVTPEVQKSLTTRFAGRAVDFIRTNKDRPFFFYLAPNMPHVPLFVRDENVGESGAGMYGDVIREIDEALGAILETLRVEGLDERTLVVFTSDNGPWLSYGDHGGSSGPLREGKGTSYEGGVRVPFVARWPGKVPAGLVQRQPAATIDLLPTFAALAGAKPPALPIDGLDVRPLLFGAPDARSPHEALFFYYADGQLQAMRSGPWKLLFPHTTRTMNGQAPGVGGVPGKYRELPVGLELYDLDRDLGETRNLSTERPEVVERLQGLADAMRGRLGDSLARRAGTEIRAAGTAAD
- a CDS encoding alkaline phosphatase family protein; translation: MSAQPVVVVNAVGLTRRLLAHAPRLKALAEAGWVRSLEEVAPAVTCTAQASLLTGRPPQEHGIVANGWLFRDTREVRFWQQSSALVQAETIETTLRRRARERGASFRIAKLFWWFNQGADVDLSVTPKPYYGADGNKVFGIAGTPDGLCERLESSLGRFPFHTFWGPSAGLPCTDWIARAAADVLARDRPDLTFVYLPHLDYEPQRRGPSGCDMPKLVRELDDAAAPLLDRAEAEGARVWVVSEYGHCDVSRPVLLNRILRRAGLLSVRPGPFGETIDAFGSRALAVCDHQLAHIYVPRPEDVSLVRETLAAEPGVARTFAAAERAEIGLDHERSGEVVALSDPDAWFAYPYWLDDALAPDFARTIDIHRKPGFDPCEMFFDPALFWPKGRAIRRLIQKKLGFRTLFDVIPLDPSLVRGSHGLPAADPLDKPLLIADGPPPADGLLKTTDFRNLLAGAFAQDGS
- a CDS encoding DUF309 domain-containing protein, whose translation is MTETTRAYQEAEPPSSTYVPGSGVPHPGRSRTKGETPPTPPIAGDAWGDSPAYLRGVDLFNAGFYWEAHEAWEALWHAHGRRGPVALLLKGLIKMAAAGVKVRQGRPAGVRSHAARAAGHFTAVRAEVGPSLLGLDLDGWIDFARSVAGRPPETPDAPGGSAVVVFTRRLTPGGDSPASGATRPPAAGP